One bacterium DNA segment encodes these proteins:
- the argH gene encoding argininosuccinate lyase: MREKIWAGRFSKPTDAMMERFSHSIHFDQKLFEYDIAVNQAWAQALVAVGVYTPEEAEQVVAVLAEIRREFIAGALSPSSSDEDIHSANERWLTERLGDLGARIHTGRSRNDQVATDVRLYLLDHLDRLRTALRTGMASIVEQAKNHVSTVMPGYTHLRQAQPVSFAHYLMSLFFQLQRDEERLAQTRVRCALMPLGAGALAGAAFAFDRHALAKRLGFSAPTENSLDATSDRDLVCEAVYGCSQIMLHLSRVAEDWIIWSSEGCRFITLDEAYTTGSSMMPQKKNPDSLELIRGKTGRVIGDLVTLLTMMKGIPTAYVRDLQEDKEPLFDSVEQTEGSLLIFTGVVGSLQVDQQAMRNALDPMLYATDMADYLVHRGMPFRQAHAVVGEAVRLAETRKVPLPQLSLQELQQLSPLFAADVTALFDPLVSLNKRNIYGGTGVESVHRQIETAQAFLSKAK, translated from the coding sequence ATGCGCGAAAAAATTTGGGCAGGCCGCTTCAGCAAACCCACTGATGCGATGATGGAGCGTTTCAGCCACTCCATCCATTTTGATCAAAAGCTGTTCGAGTACGACATCGCGGTCAATCAGGCCTGGGCCCAGGCGTTGGTTGCGGTAGGCGTCTATACGCCGGAAGAGGCGGAGCAGGTCGTGGCCGTGTTGGCAGAGATACGCCGCGAATTCATCGCCGGCGCCTTGAGCCCTTCGTCCTCTGATGAGGATATTCATTCGGCCAATGAACGATGGCTCACTGAACGATTGGGAGATCTGGGGGCGCGGATTCATACCGGGCGCAGCCGCAACGATCAGGTGGCCACGGATGTGCGTCTGTACCTGCTCGATCATCTTGATCGATTACGCACCGCACTGCGGACAGGTATGGCGTCCATCGTGGAACAAGCGAAAAACCATGTCAGCACCGTGATGCCCGGCTACACCCATCTCCGCCAGGCTCAGCCGGTGTCCTTTGCGCATTATCTGATGTCGCTGTTTTTCCAACTGCAGCGCGATGAGGAACGTCTGGCGCAAACACGGGTGCGTTGCGCCCTGATGCCGTTGGGCGCCGGTGCGCTGGCCGGCGCCGCTTTCGCCTTCGATCGGCATGCTTTGGCGAAGCGACTGGGATTTTCAGCGCCGACGGAAAACAGCCTGGACGCCACCTCGGATCGTGATCTGGTCTGTGAGGCCGTCTATGGCTGCAGCCAAATCATGCTGCACCTCAGCCGGGTCGCCGAGGATTGGATCATCTGGTCCTCTGAAGGATGCCGGTTCATCACTCTGGATGAGGCCTACACCACCGGCAGCAGCATGATGCCGCAGAAAAAGAATCCGGATTCACTGGAGCTGATCCGCGGCAAAACCGGCCGAGTCATCGGCGATCTGGTCACCCTGCTGACGATGATGAAAGGTATTCCCACCGCCTATGTGCGCGACTTGCAGGAGGACAAGGAGCCGCTGTTCGACAGCGTGGAACAGACCGAAGGATCCCTGCTGATTTTCACAGGGGTTGTCGGCAGCCTGCAGGTGGATCAACAGGCCATGCGGAACGCATTGGATCCTATGCTCTATGCTACGGATATGGCCGACTATCTCGTGCATCGGGGAATGCCCTTCCGCCAGGCGCACGCTGTGGTGGGCGAAGCGGTGCGGCTGGCTGAGACGCGCAAGGTGCCGCTGCCGCAGCTTTCGCTGCAGGAACTACAGCAGCTGTCGCCGCTGTTCGCCGCCGATGTGACCGCGCTGTTCGACCCTCTGGTTTCTCTGAATAAAAGAAACATCTACGGCGGCACTGGTGTGGAATCGGTGCACCGCCAGATCGAAACCGCCCAGGCTTTTCTCTCCAAGGCGAAATGA